In Coleofasciculus chthonoplastes PCC 7420, the following proteins share a genomic window:
- a CDS encoding UPF0175 family protein has protein sequence MQITIEIPDEIAQRLDQTKGSLSRRLLEFIIADAYHCGKINTAEVRQILQLPSRLETHAFLKRMGVYLNYDESELEQDLQTLKEFRSK, from the coding sequence ATGCAAATCACCATTGAAATTCCTGATGAAATTGCCCAACGACTCGACCAAACAAAGGGGAGTCTCTCCCGTCGGCTGCTAGAATTTATTATTGCTGATGCTTACCACTGTGGCAAAATAAACACGGCTGAAGTGCGTCAAATACTCCAGTTACCATCTCGTCTTGAAACTCACGCCTTTTTGAAGCGGATGGGAGTTTATCTGAACTATGACGAATCTGAATTAGAACAGGATCTTCAAA
- a CDS encoding MFS transporter, with amino-acid sequence MKKQPLNFWQLWNMSVGFFGIQFGWGLQMANMSAIFEYLGANAHQIPILWLAAPLTGLIVQPIIGNMSDNTWGSLGRRRPYFLVGAILSTLALIAMPHSSALWMAAGLLWILDTSVNISMEPFRAFVGDLVPRNQRTMGFAMQSLFIGLGAVSASALPWILNNIFHIPSLSSNKGAIPLTVELSFYIGAAFFLGTVLWTVLSTEEYPPKNLEAFEKQQEKKGGVINSIREAWIALQEIPPVMKQLAWVQCFTWLGMFCFFLYFPPAVAWNIFGATNQQSLLYNDGIEWAGICIAFYNAVCFGVSLLLPRMAQITNRQITHSFCLLCGGAGFMSLMVIDNQYWLFLAMVGVGIAWASILTLPYSMLIGGLPPKRTGIFMGIFNFFIVLPQIAVSLGFGWVMDNFLDNNRLLAVVIGGVFMVIAAFLTQRVETIPAQDLPKPEVQLSEETAV; translated from the coding sequence ATGAAAAAACAACCATTAAATTTTTGGCAGCTCTGGAATATGAGCGTTGGATTCTTCGGCATTCAATTTGGCTGGGGACTCCAAATGGCAAATATGAGCGCCATTTTCGAGTATCTGGGTGCCAATGCCCATCAAATCCCGATTCTCTGGTTAGCCGCCCCCCTGACAGGGTTAATCGTGCAGCCGATTATTGGCAATATGAGCGATAATACCTGGGGATCTCTGGGTAGGCGACGACCATATTTTTTAGTTGGGGCGATTTTGAGTACCCTGGCGCTGATTGCCATGCCTCATTCATCGGCATTGTGGATGGCAGCGGGATTACTCTGGATTCTAGATACCTCCGTCAACATTAGCATGGAACCGTTTCGGGCGTTTGTCGGGGATTTAGTGCCGAGAAACCAACGGACGATGGGATTTGCCATGCAGAGTCTGTTTATTGGCTTAGGCGCAGTGAGTGCGTCAGCATTACCCTGGATTTTAAATAACATCTTTCATATTCCTTCCCTCAGTAGCAATAAAGGGGCAATTCCCTTAACCGTGGAACTCTCCTTTTATATTGGTGCTGCCTTTTTCTTGGGTACGGTACTGTGGACAGTTTTATCCACAGAAGAATATCCACCCAAAAATCTAGAAGCCTTTGAGAAACAGCAAGAGAAAAAAGGCGGTGTAATTAATAGTATCCGCGAAGCCTGGATCGCGCTGCAAGAGATACCCCCGGTGATGAAACAATTAGCGTGGGTGCAGTGCTTTACTTGGTTAGGAATGTTCTGTTTCTTCCTATACTTTCCCCCCGCCGTCGCCTGGAATATTTTTGGGGCGACAAACCAGCAATCATTACTTTATAACGACGGGATTGAATGGGCAGGAATTTGCATTGCTTTCTATAATGCGGTGTGTTTTGGCGTCTCGTTGTTATTACCGAGAATGGCACAAATTACTAATCGCCAAATCACCCATAGTTTTTGTCTCCTCTGCGGGGGTGCCGGGTTTATGTCATTAATGGTGATTGACAATCAATATTGGCTATTCCTGGCGATGGTAGGCGTTGGTATTGCTTGGGCAAGTATTTTGACTCTGCCCTATTCGATGTTAATTGGCGGTTTACCTCCCAAGCGCACAGGTATTTTCATGGGCATTTTTAACTTCTTTATTGTCCTACCTCAGATTGCCGTATCCCTGGGGTTTGGTTGGGTGATGGATAACTTTCTGGATAATAATCGCCTCTTAGCCGTAGTGATTGGCGGTGTGTTTATGGTGATTGCGGCATTTTTGACCCAACGGGTAGAAACGATTCCCGCACAAGATTTACCGAAACCAGAAGTGCAGTTGTCAGAAGAAACAGCCGTTTAA